GAGGTCCTCTGCTTagaggaaagagtgcagaagattgACCAGGGCTGCTCTACAAAAAGTCAAGCAACCGGAGGCCAGAGCAGTCATTGCTGGGAGTAGAAGTCCACTAACTATGAAGTGACGACTTAGTGACTTTATGATTTTTCACTTGTCAAAGTCCATGAGCCAATTATCATTGTAGGATCAACGGTGGAGAAGGTTAGTAAATTCTTATGtgccactatctcagaggacctgccctggacccatcatataaatatgattgcgaagaaagcacggcagtaccTCTATTTCATCATGaatctgcagagattcagcatgtcatggaAACCTTGTTAAACTTCTGTAgacgtgtggtggaaagtgtgctgactcgCTGCCTTACAACCTTGTATGGGAACACAAAtccctttgagtggaaaatcctacagaaggtagtggatttggtccagtacatcacaggtaaaaccctcccaaccattgagcaaatctacaAGAAACATTgctatagaaaagcagcatccatcatcacagatCCTTACCGCccgggccatgctcttttctcactactgccTGATACTCACTCTGATACCTCAGGACTCGCAGCACCAAGTTCAAGAAGTGTTACTGCCTCTCTTGAGCGAGAGAAGATAACTAAACTCATTTAAAGACTccgttatattgttatttcacactcgttatttattgctatttatttatatctgcatttgcacagtttgtttacagattATAGTTCCTGATGAttactgtttacagttactactctatagatttgctaagtatgcccgcaggaaaagaggaaaagaatctcagggttgtatgtggtgacatgtatgtactctgataataagtttcaccatgaactttgaactttgctgtaTTCAGGGAAAAGATAACAGGAACAGAAGGAAGGCCAACAGAATGAAAGGGTCACCCTTCTAGGCCCAGCATGTCTTATACTTGCAGGTGATGGCTTTGAGACTCATGGGACAAGGATGTTCAACTGTGGATTCTGCCAGATATGTGCAGGAAGAAAACTGCAAAACATTCCCTTGTGTTTTTTTACATTGTGCGTACAACCATTGCCATTATGGTATCAGAGTGAAACAGTGTAAGAGCATGCACACAGTGAATCCACACAGACATCATTAACCCTTTCTAACACCCATTTAATTCCTGGATGAAAACACCCATTTGTTCCTAAACAATCTAACAATTTATTCTCCCCGCATTCACGTTGTCCAAGATTCTACCCTTCATCTGTACACGAgggagcaatttacagtggccaattaatctagcCATCTGCATGTCAttaggatgtgggaagaaactggagcatctgaggaaatcacacacacagtctcagggagaacatacaaactcagaTATCACTATCAAACTGGATGGCCGGAGTTGTGAAGCAGCAATTCCACTAAATGCGCTGCTGCAATGCCACAATTGTGTCATAATGTCTTTCTCCAATTATTTCTGCTTTGTTCCTAAAAGGTATCAGCAGTCACTGCTTGTTCACCAAAGTGAAGAGTCCAGGAATGTATCAATGATGCGCAGTGTTCACATTTGATTTAGGGTGACAGTGTGTCTGCAATTGTGTCATGATTTTTCCTTGATCTCCCTGTTACCCCAACTATTTACGCATTTACGCAGTGGAATATCTCATCCTCTCTTGCTTCAGGCAGGGTGCTGGATTTTCCAAATTGCTATAGAGGACAAGAAATGGAAATGTAAATGTTATCTTGAGTGTTTGATTTCACTGGCACTGTCCACGGGTTTTTTTGGGTCATTCTGCATTTGGAGAGAATATTGAAGGGTATATTATACAAAACATATTAATCCTTAGGAGCATAAACAATACAGATTAGGTGAAATAGCTAGCTTGGTGTTAATTAACTTGAACAAAAATAAGTAGCAAAGATGAGGGCTTGAGATCCACATTAACAAACATCGAATAGGACTTGTTATATAACTCACTGAATAACACTCTTGCTTTCCTCTTCCAAGATTAATTCTGCGATGTGATATTTCAGCCTCTCTCCAGCATTCAACTTCAAGACCGtcccatttatttttttaacCATTCAGTTCCAAATTCTCTCTTTCTCTAAATTAAAGACAGATCATTTCTGCAACACTTCATCACTGACATATCTCAgtcacaatgttccctctaacttgtaatgaccagtgtgcgcaaaaatcttgtgctgtgcagtttttttgcccagtgaccaCAACGtgtgcacactgaataatttcttcaataaaaacagtatatattaagccagttctaaaatgcACAGGCAAATCATagcaaactccacgttgtcagcACTATCCACATCAGGAATTGGAAAAGAAAATGTGATAGTGaatgatcatgaaatatacttaacatgccaacaaggtagagggtgacaagcTTTTGTGCGCAGTGCAAATTCCCTTATGCGCTAGTAGCAAAAAGAAAAAGATGTTTGCGCGCGCACAcatgcacaccttagagggaacattgttgaATCATTGTTGCCGCTGAATTTATAGGTAAGGGATGATACCTTTGTGCAGTTTGACAGTATAAGTGGCTAGTATCTTGCTTGCTTCCGTATGGTGTCCCTCATCATGTGAATGTTTCAGGGTTTAATCAAGTCATTGTCCATACTACCATTAATTTCAGCAGCCTACTATTGTGATCTTATTGGAGGTAAAGTATTGTGCCTACTGGTTTTAGTTGGCCTGGTAAGGGATGAATTACTTCTTCAAGCCAATTAGAAGCTTTAACAGACAATGAGTATTTAATGCATCAtgaacaattttttttcattCATGAGTAATGTTATCACAAGTTATTCAACTTTTCCATAACTCACACTTATCACCCCTGTATCAGTTTAAACATTTTGTTCCAAATTTTGCTATTTTTAGGTGCAATTTTGTGATGTGGTCATAACTCTGGTGGAGTTGGACAAAGACTACATACTTGAGCTCATTACACGTTTGACTCAGACTgagaaaaagaaaattacaggggAACCTGTAACAATGCACAGTGTGGGGATAACAGTCATTAAGCAGAAACAGGGCAATGAATTGTTCTTACTGTCAACAATAAAATCATTTTTATTGATTCTCTTTCAGTAAACCGTAGAATTAGATTTAAAAAATACATTGCATTGACAATGGCAGCAAAAGGCAACACATGAAACAGGCAGAACATTTAAACAGTTCTCTGAAATTATTTGTCTGTTTCAAATGTGCAAGTTCTTCTTACTGGAATTGGCAAAGGCCTCTCCAACCTCAagcacacacacggacacacacacacacacatacactgcgCCAGCTGAAAGTAGACCAGTGTGGAGAGCAGCTGTACAGAGCTGCACCCGACAACCTGGGGCAGGAAACAGGCGCAATCCTACGTAaacactgaagaagaaaagtgggAACAAACAAATAAGAGGATAATTTACAGGCTTCAGCCTCACATCCACATCCTTCTctctcctcttgctcttcattccCAACAGCTGCTGCCCTGAACCTCCAGTGAATGAGACCATTGAAGCTTTCTCGCCAATGTTTCTTAATGAGCCTTCTGTTAATGCCACATTGCCCCTCGTATCGCACTCATTGGAGGAAAGGTACATACAGTCTTTTAAGTTCAGCTAAATTCTTAAACTTGATCCAGACTTTGCTGGATGGAAAAATGTTTAGGACTGAAGGCTCCTGCTGAAACATTAACTTCATCTCCCTCTCTTCATAAGTTTACAGACCTGCTGCATATGTCCTGCcctaatcttttttttaaaatctcactATGCTTATGAGACTGAAGTTATAAGTATGGCTCTAGGAACCCAGTTGAGGAGGGAAGTTTTCAACAAAACAAGACTCATCTATATTCATTATTTGCTTCTGTCCAGCTGTAGGCACCATCTCACAAATGCTTCCAGCATGCTGTTGTAGACCAGATGTGAGTACAGGTACCTCATGAACTTAAACCTTCATACTGGGAAGGTAAGAGGCTCTAAAGTTGTAGCCTTTCTATCCCACACCGGTTCTTTTGCAGCTAATGGCCCATTTCCAGAAGCAGCAACCATTAGACAGAGGAACCTTGTTATAAGCATTTCATAGGCAGTTACTAGGTGCCTGAGTTAGAATTCCATGCTTGGCATTGAAGAGAAAAGTAACAGCAAGTTGATGAATGTTAGAGTGCAATATTTCACATATGTTTAAAATGAAAGGCAGTATACATAGGAGGACAGTTACAAAGTACAGAGATTTCTTTGTTGTCGCAAAATGTCTCCCTTATATATCAACAAATACAAATGTTAACTTTAATCTGAACAAGGTCTCCTTGAATTCACCCCAAACTTTGCCTTTCAAAAATGCCATTCATGTTTAGTGTCTGCGATGTCGGACTCTTGAATCGTCATTGTATTCCTGCGATGAATGGAATCATTTATTAACCAAATCCAATTTTAAACAAGTTATTACAGTCGATAATATAAATATGAAATCATAGAAAAAATCCAAAATTATACATACCCTTGAAGCACCGAATGATGACTCTTCTGAGGTGAATTTCAGCTGCATTAAAATATACAATATATTTAGTACAATCAGGGGTCCAATGATCTCAGACTTTGGAAATAACACTGAAAAAACAATCTAAGTAATATTGGACAAAAATATGAAAGCTATTAATTTCTTAATTACATATGTGAGCCAAGACTCAATCTTTCTTTGGGTTCTTCTTAAACACCTTTTAGTACATGAATGAAAGAAGTGTgaggcagtgagttccagactgcAATCACCTTTTAGTTAAAAATAAAACTTCACAGACATCTCTGACCTATCACCTTAGACCTCTGTCCTCTGGTTCCCTTGTCTATGGTCCTCAAAATTTAGCATGCGTCTATCAGGACCGGAttcagcctcctttgctccatGGAAAATTTCAAGATGTAGACAGAGTAGTGAAGGTGGGATTTGGCATGCTTGTCCTCCTTGGCCAGTACCTGAGTACAATAGCTGGCAAGTCATGCTACAATTTCACAACATTTTGGTTAGATTGCacacgtgcagttctggtcaccacagtaCAGGAGAGGCGTCATTTATCTAGAGACAGTGCAGGAAAGATTCATAAGGTAGGGCATGAGTTGCAAGGAAAGATTGGAGAGGCTGGATCTAGTTTGTTTGCAGTAAAGTAGGCTGAGAGGTGAtataatagaggtatataaaattatgaagggcacaGAGCAGGTAAGTGCCCAGTGTTTGTTTCCCAGGGTAGGCGTGCCCAAAACTGGAGAATAtaaactcagtgaccactttattaggtacaactgtataccagctcattaatgcaaatatctaatctgccaatcatgaAGCAGCAACTCAATAAATAAAAGAATGCAGATATGatcaagaaatgtgatctaagtgactttgacagtggaatgatagttggtgccagatggggtggtttgagtttctcagaaactgctgatctcctgggatttctagagtttacagaggatggtgcaacAAACAAAAAACATCGCACCTAGTGTGCGGCAGTTcttgggtgaaaacgccttgttaatgagagagatcagaggagaatggctgagCTAGCACAAGCTGACAGgatggtgacagtaactcaaatagccagatATTagaacaatggtgtgcagaagcacGTCTCTGAATGCACTATATGTTAAACCTTTCTTCCCCTTTTTGATGTTTACTCTgaacgacaactgaacctctttacctaataaagtggctgctgaatGTATAGGAAATACTACAACTGCATTCATGCCTTGCGGAAGGTGACACCAAAGTAATCTTAAACTGCTTTGTAGGAAAGAATGTAACATGGCAGAGGTTATCAATGATAGTTTTGAAAGCTTTAGTTGCTCTAGACTCAACAGTGGTCAGTCTGAATGCCAAAGGAAACATACTAGTATGCGTGCTTCTCAATCCTTAGCGTATGCTATTCCCAATCCAAGAAAGCTCAGCTCACATACCTTCGATGATGACTCATGTGATAATTCTTCTGAGGTGATTCTCAGCTGTATTAAAATATTAAGAAGTTCATGTTAGTACAGGGGAATGAAGAAAATATCTATGTTTAGCAAAGTGAAATCAGTCATCAAACGATACTGACAAGCAGCAGAACTCTATGCTGCCATCCTCAATGTTATTCCCAACAAGGGGCACAAAAAAAATTTGATGAACAGAtcttagaacatggaacataaatATAGAACAGTAAAGTCTGTgcaaaggcccttcagcccagcataTCTGTACTGACCGTGGATGGTTGGTCCTTGGGCATTGAACAAGCAGCACACCAAATCAGAGGTTGGGAAATGCAGGAGTAATATTTGGGAATAAGAGAGGAGTGTGAAGCCAAGCCATTATTTAGGGAGGAATTTCTAATTGCTCCTTGCTCATAATTTTCCATCCTTGCAGAATATGTGCCAATATGGTGCTATTGTTTCTGTTCTtttctgagggggggggggaaggggttgggtgTTTGAAGTTATTGTCACTTGTTTTTTGCCaaggggaggggttggggatttgatgttattgttgctgtcttgtttgtgagggaagggttggggttttgggttttttgaAGTTCAAGCTGCCATTTAccatgtgggtgatctgttagttttttttgtaCAAGGGAGGGGGCGGGGTATTTTGGGGTTTgggagttttatttatttttgttttttttgtgctgggaGGTGGGGATGTTGATGCCTCTTCTTTCAATAAttcccatgtttttctttatttcatgGCTATCCGGAGAAGGACGAATTTCAGAGTTGTTTTGTACATGCATAAAATTAACCTTTGGACCTTTGAATAGCTTTGGGAACTCAGATTAGTACAATCCGAGCTCTGCCAATGGGATCTATAAATTCTATTTAGCTTCTGCAAAGCAACGCAGGCAGCCTCCTGGCTATCATAACTTGGCTCCCTCTTGGGCCAGCCAGGTTCTGGAATTGAACCACCTTGGAGAATGATGTGGAAAGGCAGTCTCATTGCAGTTTTGCATGCACTGGTAATTCATTCTTATAGCTGGAGCTAACTGAGATCAATATTTACCTCTACTTGTTGAAAGCTTAATGGCAAGGATTAGAGGAAAAATTGATATAAATATATCACATTGAACCATGATGTCATCTAACTAGACAAAATAATGTTGCTCTCTCAGACTCCTTTGGTAAGTAGAAAATGCATTGAATCATAGAGAGATGCGGCACAAACACAGGACCTTTGACCCAGCAAGTGAACACCAACCAATGAGCTCCTATTTGCATTGATCCTAACttattcattttattctccccacattgccACAttctcccccagattctaccatgcACAGTTTCCAGTGCTTAATTAATCTACTgacccacacatctttggaatgtgggaggaaactggagtacttgGAGGGAATGCATGCAGTCATtgagagagcatgcaaactccacgcagacatacccaaggttaggattgaacctggatctctGGCAGCTTCTCTAAAAGGTATAtcactgtgctgcccagcaaataCACACGTTTCTGGAGAGTGGTTTCTGCTTAATAGAACTCACAAAGTTTGTTATTGAATTTTGAAGGTAAATGTGGCAGATGCAGTGCATAAAGGACATAGGGAATTCTTCAATAATCAATCACTTTGCTGATTATAGGAGAAGATTAAACAGTATGGAATAAGCATCTGTGTAGCAATCTAGATCTGAAGACAACACTATCTTATAACTGAaagtttttttctctcctccatATTATACATTCTAAAAGATGATCATCTTGTTAGCGTGATATGAGAACGGGTCAAGACGGCCCGATATAAGATCTCAGAACATCatgagagagcacagcctcaaaatagaaagaagtccctttagaacagaggtgagaatgaatttcttcagacagagagtggtgactctaTGGAATACATTGTCACGTgaacctgtggaggccaagtcattgggtatatttagagggtaggttaataggttcttaattagtaagggtcttaaaggttacagggagaaggcaggagaatgatgttgagaggaatcataaagcagccatgatggaatggtggagcagactcaatgggctgaatggtcaaaatctgctcctgtgtcttatgtttgTTTGGAGGTTACCTCTTCACTGCTGTTTATTAATTCTGAAGATACTCCACTATAGATGAATCTTTGGAATGGCCTTCTGTGTCCTTTCCCCCTTTTGGGTGGCTTAGTGTGGCTCTTTGTTCCTGCAGCTGGTTCACTCTGACCTCTCCCTCCATTCACTTTCACCCTTTCCATCGAGTTTCCGTTGCCCTTGGCCTTCCTGAAGCCATGGCATTCCACATCCACGTCCAGCACCTCATCAACCATGTACTTAACACGACTTCTGCAGTTAGCAGTTTCCTGAGAAAACAAAACTCAAATTCTTGAAGCATAATTACTGGGCCCTTTAAAATCCTGTGCTTCATTAACACACTCTCAAGAGTTGCAGATTACACTTTCTTGAGTAAAATAGTCAACTGAAATTATTGTATTTTACTCTTGGCATTATTCTAACAATATTCATAATGAGAACCTAACCATCTTATTTAGTATCCAATTTGTTTTTATAGATATAGCACaataacaggcctttccagcctaaCAAGACAGCCTgttcaattacacccatgtgaccgattaacctactaacccatacatctttgcaatgtggaaagaaaccaaatcccacatggtcacagtgagaatgtacaaattccttacaggcagcagtgagaattgagCCTGGATTGCTGTTGCTGTCATAACATTACACTAATCGCTATGCTAGCATGCTGCCCCAATTGGTTAATGAAATAAACTGATGGAATGATTTAACAGAGCGGTATCTTGCTCTTAAAGAATTGTGCTGTATGTTAAGGAGGCAAAAATTGATCTTTTCAATAGTTTATATTTACAGAATGTAACTATAAGTCTATATATGACTATATTTTTAGCCCGAGTTTGGTGTCTACCTGGAGATTCTGAGTGGAATCTGTTAGGTGTTCATATATAAGgagaagtgcaaggtgttgcCAATACTTGGGATGAGCTCAGACAGGTAATCTTTTCCTGGTCCTTCACTTACAGTATGTCTGTAGTGACAGTAGGGTGGAATTTGTCGGCATGCTCAGTCTGCACAATTTCCTGGTCTCCACCCCGCCAGCATCATTTTAGCAGGGAGTCAGTCCAGTGGGCATgggaggggtggtggtggtggcgaATGCCAAAAGTAGATCTGACTTCTGCCTATATATACTAGAGCTCACAATTTCTTGTGGTCGTTTCCTCAAGATAACCCAATTTAAGACCTCAGAACATcatgagaggacacagcctcagaatagaaggaagtccctttagaacaaagatggggaggggctttcatcagccagagggtggcaattctgtggaatgcattgccacaagCAACtgtgaagatgaaataattgggtATAATTGACATTCGCTTTAAAAGCattgtttttaaaatttttataaaTGTTTTATTTCTCTTAGGTGTTATGAGCAGAAGGTAAACACAGGGAACAGAGAAGATGGCCTGTTCTTTTGCCAGAGAAAAGTAAATAATGTAGAAGGAGCTGCAGTATGGAGGAGTGGATTGACCAGTCATCTTGCAATTTGGCCCATTCTGTTTCCACCCAACTAAGAACATTTGTGCAAGGAGTGAGGAAAATGCCTGCCTCGCAGAGCTGATATTGGGATGCAATGGGATGTGGTATGTAGTAGCCTCTGCTGTATTCCAGCATTACACACTTTCTCCACTGCTCAGCTTCTTTCCTGCTCGTCCATTGCCAGTTCTCTGGAGATCAAGGCAAGGATGGAGCTCAGCCAACGCCTGCCACTTGACAGTCACCTAGTCATGGAAGGGTTAAGTTCTCAGCAAGCTGTTGTTGGCCAATTTCACAACAACATGCTGAAAGAGGAATGCAATATAAAGAATGTGGATGTTAATGCATTTGAAATATTAAATCTTGAGATGTTTTTATATCTGCCTTGATGTCATCTCATATACTGCCTCCCAGGATCAAACCACAAAACCATGTGGATTATTTAACATCTCCATAATGTGGAGTTTTGTTCACATTCCTTCCAGTACAAGAAATGTAAAAGGGCCGAGAAGTTTACAGGAATTGATGCAGCAAAATAGAATTGAACTAATTAGAGCATAAAATCACTTCAATAGAGCCGTATCCTTTTATCCCTGAGGCTAATTTGGATTTATTCAACTTATTTCTGATTGAAGCCATAATTTGCTTTATTGGCAGAGTTGCCTCTGCTACACTCCCCCCTTTCTTCAGGCCTTCTATTTGGAGAGAAACAATTTCAGCATTTCAGTTCTCCGCAGTGCTCAGAACAGCCAACTCCACACCATGCCGAGCTGAATGCCTCTGACCATGAACATAATACAGAAACTCTGTGCTGAAACCTCTTGGATGTCAGGCTCAACACTGTCTTCACTTTAATGAAAATATGTGAGGATCTTGTAAAGTAAAAGTGCAGGACTCTGTGGCTGAGGGCTGACAAACTCCCGGTAACCAGGGGTCGGATAATATTTACCATTGTTTATGAAAGTGTTTTGCATTGTTGGTTAACTTCACTGAAAACTACTGAAGAGAGAGGCATAACCTCAGTACTTACAGCTATTCTTGCTGGCCGGAAAGGGCAACTAGAGTCATCAAATTCTAGCCCAGAATTTTTGGAGCAGACCGTTTCTTGCACAGCAAATGCCAAATCCACATTGTATGACAATTTTCCTGTGGGAGAAAGCTACGTGAAAAAACAGGTGTCAGTTATAAACTCTCAAACATGACCACCAGCTATGCTTTGAGGTGTATCAGCTGTTGCTTTCAGCATCGCAACAGGAAAATTGCCCAGTTTCCAGCTTAGTTATTTTCTGCTTCATATGATGTGGCATTTAGAAGCTCAGTGCACTCGTCTGTGACTGTTGGGCTGTAGAAAATCATCAGTAAGTTACACCGAAGACCATTCACTCCAGGCAATTTTCTGACCAAGAGTCCAGACCATTTCCCAGGTTTCTGGGGTGACTCTTCTGGTAAATGGAATGCTATACTCCTCTTACAAGCAATATCTTGTCAGGACTGCTACACACTCCACATAAAGAGATCAGAATGAATTTAATCAGATTAAGTAAATTAAATCAATGTGTCCTTCTGGTGCAAATTAAAAACTGTTGTAATTGAGGGAAGCAGATGTGGTCTAACATCGTGGGATTGGGTTATGGGAGATTTATGAAGAGTGGTGTGATCATGAGGGGTTAGGCTGTTGTGGGGTGCTCGTGTTACACTGTGAAGGAATTTAAAGGATAATGGAAAAATTAGAGTGTTGCATAATGATTGTAGAAGGATTGTGTTTACTGTGGGTGGGGCTGTGATCACAGGAAGCATATGATCGTCTTCCGTGGGGCGAGGTGTGATGGTGTTAGTCACTGTGGAGGTGATGATGACCTCAGGAAGGGGGTGGATTGTTCATTCAGGGGTTGTGTAGTTGTGTGTGCCGTCTGTGACTAGGGGTGTGTGGTAGCAACAGTAAGACCCGGATTTCGGAAGGTTAAGTGTGTGAAAGGTTGTCAAAGGGTTTTGATGGGGTGGCTTTCCGTGTGAATGGAACTAAGGCGCTACGATCACAGGTAGTTTCTGAACTAGGTAACAGTGATCAGCAGCTGGTTGTGTGGAGTCACAGGAGGTTAGGGATGGGATGGATGACATTAGTGCACATAATGATTGCAGTGCCTTCAGGAGGCGTTGCTGATCACCCTGCTCATTGAAGAATGGGGTTAACCTTCTTAACGTTCAGGGTCTCTTGATCCTGGCATTGGATGACACTGAGTAGATCATATACTACTTAACCCAGGAGGCCACTGAACTGCAATAACCTCCAATGTGTGAAATGAGGTCCTCATGTGATCTGGGTTGACTATGGGAGGCCCCAGGAGAACAAGGCCGGGCTGAAAGCCAATCCTAACACTACCTTGCCTCCAGGGGTGAGAGCGAATCAAAATCTCCTCTTGATAATTCACCAGGTAGTTAATTGCAAAACAGCAAAGAAGCAGAAAACGAAAGAGGACTTCTTAGCAAACCCTCAAAAGAACTTTACATTTGTTTCGCACAGATTTGACTCTAATCAGAATCAAAGAAGGGTTGATGTCCAACTGGGGTTCACCCTCTGCAGAGCGAGTGACAGTAAAATTCTGCTCTCACTGGTATTTTTCCGGAGTTTAAGCAATGAAACACTCAGGGACCAGAACATGCTTacgtctgttactgtgctgctgACAATGCCGCAAAGATGACTGATTTCACTTATTTCATTCAGCTTTATAATCGCTGCTCTCAGGGCATCCTCCGGGTTTGGCACTCCTGTAGACAGAAAAGGAACAGTTGCAGAAAATATTCCGGAATAAACTCAGCTGCTTTGTTCAAGTGGTATTAGTCAGAACTTGTTAGAATAAATTTACACAATGTACCCTTTACCATCAATTCTTCTTACACATGGGTGAAATTACGCTGATGGAAGCTCATGATCAATAACTCCCGACACTCTGAGGTGCCAGTACCTACCTAAGCAGTGGAGGATCTGCAAGGCAGCGATGGCGAGCAGGAAGGTTTTCATTCTGCTTCGTGTGAGATGAGCAGGCTGGTTTTTCAGAGCGAAGgagctgttactctctctctcgaTCTGCCCTCGCCTCACTGGCTTCGGTCTTTTTATACTGCACCTCCACCACATTTAAACACTGactcatatttgcacagtttggtgatTGTGGGCACAGAAATCTGCTGACAACTGAGCTGTAATATGATTAAAGTTTCTGTAACTACAGCCAGATGTTTCTGTTCTAAAAATGTAAACGCTCAGTTGCAAACTTTTCAGAGTGCAGAAGTAACAGCAAATAACAGAACTATGCATGGATTCTTAGTAAAATAATTTCCTTTAAGAATTTTTCTTCAATTTGTGTGAGTTGATTATTGGCATGTTGTTGTAGTGAGTCTCTCTTTCAAAAGGTTTATTGTTTCCTCAGATGAAAATATATACAAAGCAACCAAATTCTCCCACATGACTCATTCATTTAGTGCACGAAGTATATCGTGGCAATGATCTTGACCAGAGGTTGGAGAGAAAACAAAGCAACTATTGTGAAAGGGTTAGAAGGATTATCCCGCCAGAGATTCTTAAAGCAAAACAGTACgaatcagaaaatgctgaaaatatccaGTCGGcctgacagcatctgtggagaaagaaacagttaGTGTTTCAGCTGAAAAACTATTGATCAGAATGTTTCTTTTTACTTTTTACTTTCTTTCCCTGACCTTCAACTACCATTCAACCCAATGAGTCCTTATTCTTTGTGACTGTGTTTTGAAAGGCAGATCATTAACTGAATGGTGAAGATCCAAATATTCTTCATCCACCAGTTCCCACATTCTATCCTCAAGAATCTCCATTTCTCCTCTATAAAATGTCATGTTAACTAATCAAGTTACAATTTCCTTGGAAGTCCATTACTAAATCCTTAATAACTAAGTTTAGTAAATTA
The Hemitrygon akajei chromosome 5, sHemAka1.3, whole genome shotgun sequence DNA segment above includes these coding regions:
- the LOC140728268 gene encoding secreted phosphoprotein 24-like, with protein sequence MWWRCSIKRPKPVRRGQIERESNSSFALKNQPAHLTRSRMKTFLLAIAALQILHCLGVPNPEDALRAAIIKLNEISEISHLCGIVSSTVTDLSPTGKLSYNVDLAFAVQETVCSKNSGLEFDDSSCPFRPARIAETANCRSRVKYMVDEVLDVDVECHGFRKAKGNGNSMERVKVNGGRGQSEPAAGTKSHTKPPKRGKGHRRPFQRFIYSGVSSELINSSEELRITSEELSHESSSKLKFTSEESSFGASREYNDDSRVRHRRH